The following are encoded together in the Gouania willdenowi chromosome 14, fGouWil2.1, whole genome shotgun sequence genome:
- the LOC114475753 gene encoding TRAF3-interacting protein 1-like isoform X2 produces METRSSCLVIDGLRRREKYLDTLQSDSDSGESLFITQHNVSKAELKRKRRKSRRTASEPKDGNDSDTRSSIASTGKCLPGRKRKRKKVKLPMYRFPFLQKKTTSNGFTVQKNTKLHYAVMGGFLIGVRELQASFNRGEDLQASLPTIDEDGLCLSPLSEDEDGTMEKEAIRVVKNCFVVSSKKRASRSQAGGEKHQRSDKDRFQIQRWKDCSKTNQTEPSLENILDQNQTDTLCSNDDATVGEFNPREDPENNGSKSAAAADPELLPTEEAGGQILHSNGTNNDTACHESGTMEKKRNREEHKSREEEASNLTIKDQMSFTKDEMHTAELKRKKKKKIKNRREAEEVLQENGKSDMRAKEDLDILGKRKREITDSEETEQIQADTAFNPPNEDAQVSKKKKKKSKIIKLSLERMDETSKCLEDAAAPQETSEKPESVFNDDPTGEVTEAVTNNTHTSSHISMKKKKKKKSSPQFVGVLLNQDEEEEEPPQKPAEGADSAYLVTKKRKKKKKSSISICSEALAGTEDSECVTASSPHADAEEKALSGPRDPTSAEISTSLEEDNVLRKKKKKKKKIEAAERKDDEETHPCQSGDGIEVNRKKKGKRETLTLTEAPHSAADVDVLGKKKKRARELSALTDNDSVRVPESTLACSSQTSQTEQTSDTPGNVTGERKSKALKSDCVSSALTVTHRKNKQGKRRLHNPCEDFLSEG; encoded by the exons atggagACACGTTCTTCCTGTCTTGTAATTGATGGACTTAGAAGgcgtgagaaatacctggacaCCTTACAGTCTGACAG tgactCAGGGGAAAGCCTGTTCATCACTCAGCATAATGTGTCTAAGGCTGAATTGAAGAGGAAACGACGGAAATCCCGACGCACGGCATCCGAACCTAAGGACGGAAATGACTCTGACACTCGATCATCCATTGCTTCCACTGGGAAATGCCTACCtggcaggaagaggaaaaggaagaaAGTCAAACTGCCAATGTACAGATTCCCTTttcttcagaaaaaaacaaccagCAATGGATTCACTGTCCAGAAGAACACCAAGCTCCAT TATGCTGTGATGGGAGGCTTCCTCATCGGAGTCAGGGAGCTTCAGGCGAGCTTCAATAGAGGAGAAGATCTCCAAGCATCCCTGCCTACTATTGATGAGGATGGACTGTGTTTATCTCCACTATCAGA GGATGAAGATGGTACGATGGAAAAGGAGGCCATCCGAGTGGTG AAGAACTGTTTTGTTGTATCGTCAAAGAAAAGAGCCAGCCGCAGTCAGGCTGGAGGAGAGAAACATCAGAGATCTGACAAAGATCGATTTCAGATACAGCGATGGAAGGATTGTAGTAAAACCAATCAAACTGAGCCATCACTGGAAAACATTTTGGATCAAAACCAGACGGACACTCTGTGCTCCAACGATGATGCTACAGTTGGTGAATTCAATCCTCGTGAAGACCCTGAAAACAATGGAAGTaaatcagctgctgctgcagatcCTGAACTCCTACCGACAGAAGAAGCTGGAGGCCAAATACTCCATAGCAATGGCACAAACAATGACACAGCCTGCCATGAAAGTGGAACAATGGAAAAGAAGAggaacagagaagaacataaGAGCAGAGAAGAGGAAGCTTCTAACCTGACGATCAAAGATCAAATGAGCTTTACAAAGGATGAGATGCATACTGCAGAGCTGAAacggaagaaaaagaagaagatcaAGAACCGTCGTGAAGCAGAAGAAGTTTTGCAGGAAAATGGAAAATCTGACATGAGAGCCAAGGAGGATTTAGACATTTTGGGAAAAAGAAAGAGGGAAATAACTGACAGTGAAGAAACGGAGCAGATCCAGGCTGACACAGCTTTTAATCCTCCTAATGAGGATGCTCAggtgagtaaaaaaaagaagaaaaagtcaaaaataataaagctgTCATTGGAACGGATGGACGAAACAAGCAAGTGTTTGGAAGATGCTGCTGCTCCTCAGGAAACATCAGAGAAACCTGAGTCTGTATTTAATGATGATCCAACTGGAGAAGTGACTGAAGCAGTGACTAATAATACACACACCAGTTCACACATAtccatgaagaagaaaaagaagaagaagagtagccCTCAGTTTGTGGGTGTCCTGCTTAatcaggatgaggaggaggaggaaccgCCCCagaaaccagcagagggcgctgataGTGCTTATTTGGTGactaaaaagaggaaaaagaagaagaaatcaaGTATTTCCATCTGCAGTGAAGCCTTGGCTGGAACTGAGGATTCGGAGTGTGTCACCGCTTCCTCTCCTCATGCTGATGCAGAGGAAAAAGCCCTCAGCGGCCCCCGTGATCCAACATCAGCAGAAATTAGTACAAGTTTAGAGGAAGACAATGTGCtcaggaaaaagaagaagaaaaagaagaaaatagagGCAGCTGAGAGGAAGGATGATGAGGAAACACATCCATGCCAGAGTGGAGATGGAATAGAGGTCAACAGGAAAAAGAAGGGGAAGAGAGAGACGCTGACCCTCACTGAAGCCCCCCACAGTGCTGCTGATGTAGACGTGCtgggaaagaagaagaaaagagcaCGAGAGCTTTCAGCTTTGACTGATAATGACTCAGTGAGGGTACCTGAGTCCACTCTGGCCTGCAGCTCACAAACATCTCAGACAGAGCAGACCTCAGATACACCCGGGAACGTGACaggggagagaaaaagcaaagcATTGAAATCAGATTGTGTCAGTTCTGCACTGACTGTCACACACAGGAAGAACAAACAAGGCAAACGAAGACTTCATAACCCGTGTGAAGACTTTCTATCAGAGGGTTAG
- the aspa gene encoding aspartoacylase, translating into MSSYHSAARLDEARRVAIFGGTHGNEMSGVMLVNLWVQNNTEVQRKGVEVQPFITNPKAVEKCTRYVDTDLNRAFTPENLSTLGGGDLPYEVRRAQEINRMFGPKGSPEAYDVIFDLHNTTSNMGCTLLLESSKDHFNLQMMNYIQKSIFPASCLVLLNEHPLLKYSTSRSVAKHPVGLEVGPQPQGVLRSNIFESMRDILKHALDFIELFNAGMEFPPCTVEVFRLSERIDYPRDDNGNIIAMVHPNLQDCDWEPLNPGDPMFQTFDGKTIHYQGSGTVYPTFINEAAYYEKQQAFATTRRESLVASAIRKA; encoded by the exons ATGTCTTCCTACCACAGCGCGGCGCGTCTGGACGAGGCCAGGAGAGTGGCGATTTTCGGAGGGACGCACGGGAACGAGATGTCCGGGGTGATGCTGGTCAACCTGTGGGTGCAGAACAACACCGAGGTCCAGAGGAAAGGTGTGGAAGTCCAACCTTTCATCACCAACCCAAAGGCAGTGGAGAAGTGCACCAGATACGTGGACACGGACCTGAACCGAGCCTTCACACCGGAGAACCTCAG taCTCTGGGAGGAGGCGACTTGCCTTATGAGGTGCGTAGAGCTCAGGAGATCAACAGGATGTTTGGTCCTAAGGGAAGCCCAGAGGCCTATGATGTCATCTTTGACCTCCACAACACCACGTCCAACATGGGCTGCACTCTGTTACTGGAAAGCTCCAAAGACCACTTCAACCTGCAGATGATGAACTACATACAG AAATCCATCTTTCCAGCGAGCTGTCTGGTTCTGCTGAACGAACATCCTCTTCTGAAATATTCTACGTCACGCTCCGTAGCCAAACATCCTGTGG GTCTGGAGGTGGGTCCTCAGCCACAGGGGGTTTTAAGGAGTAACATCTTTGAATCTATGAGAGACATTCTGAAACACGCCCTGGACTTCATTGAGTTATTTAATGCAG GTATGGAGTTCCCTCCCTGTACTGTGGAAGTTTTCCGACTCTCCGAAAGAATCGACTACCCCCGGGATGACAACGGAAACATCATCGCCATGGTTCACCCCAACCTGCAG gACTGTGACTGGGAGCCCCTGAACCCCGGCGACCCAATGTTCCAAACTTTTGATGGAAAGACCATCCACTACCAAGGCTCTGGCACCGTGTATCCCACTTTTATTAATGAGGCAGCCTATTATGAGAAGCAGCAGGCATTTGCTACCACCAGGAGAGAAAGCTTGGTAGCAAGTGCCATAAGAAAGGCCTGA
- the LOC114475753 gene encoding TRAF3-interacting protein 1-like isoform X1, whose product METRSSCLVIDGLRRREKYLDTLQSDSDSGESLFITQHNVSKAELKRKRRKSRRTASEPKDGNDSDTRSSIASTGKCLPGRKRKRKKVKLPMYRFPFLQKKTTSNGFTVQKNTKLHYAVMGGFLIGVRELQASFNRGEDLQASLPTIDEDGLCLSPLSEDEDGTMEKEAIRVVKKNCFVVSSKKRASRSQAGGEKHQRSDKDRFQIQRWKDCSKTNQTEPSLENILDQNQTDTLCSNDDATVGEFNPREDPENNGSKSAAAADPELLPTEEAGGQILHSNGTNNDTACHESGTMEKKRNREEHKSREEEASNLTIKDQMSFTKDEMHTAELKRKKKKKIKNRREAEEVLQENGKSDMRAKEDLDILGKRKREITDSEETEQIQADTAFNPPNEDAQVSKKKKKKSKIIKLSLERMDETSKCLEDAAAPQETSEKPESVFNDDPTGEVTEAVTNNTHTSSHISMKKKKKKKSSPQFVGVLLNQDEEEEEPPQKPAEGADSAYLVTKKRKKKKKSSISICSEALAGTEDSECVTASSPHADAEEKALSGPRDPTSAEISTSLEEDNVLRKKKKKKKKIEAAERKDDEETHPCQSGDGIEVNRKKKGKRETLTLTEAPHSAADVDVLGKKKKRARELSALTDNDSVRVPESTLACSSQTSQTEQTSDTPGNVTGERKSKALKSDCVSSALTVTHRKNKQGKRRLHNPCEDFLSEG is encoded by the exons atggagACACGTTCTTCCTGTCTTGTAATTGATGGACTTAGAAGgcgtgagaaatacctggacaCCTTACAGTCTGACAG tgactCAGGGGAAAGCCTGTTCATCACTCAGCATAATGTGTCTAAGGCTGAATTGAAGAGGAAACGACGGAAATCCCGACGCACGGCATCCGAACCTAAGGACGGAAATGACTCTGACACTCGATCATCCATTGCTTCCACTGGGAAATGCCTACCtggcaggaagaggaaaaggaagaaAGTCAAACTGCCAATGTACAGATTCCCTTttcttcagaaaaaaacaaccagCAATGGATTCACTGTCCAGAAGAACACCAAGCTCCAT TATGCTGTGATGGGAGGCTTCCTCATCGGAGTCAGGGAGCTTCAGGCGAGCTTCAATAGAGGAGAAGATCTCCAAGCATCCCTGCCTACTATTGATGAGGATGGACTGTGTTTATCTCCACTATCAGA GGATGAAGATGGTACGATGGAAAAGGAGGCCATCCGAGTGGTG AAGAAGAACTGTTTTGTTGTATCGTCAAAGAAAAGAGCCAGCCGCAGTCAGGCTGGAGGAGAGAAACATCAGAGATCTGACAAAGATCGATTTCAGATACAGCGATGGAAGGATTGTAGTAAAACCAATCAAACTGAGCCATCACTGGAAAACATTTTGGATCAAAACCAGACGGACACTCTGTGCTCCAACGATGATGCTACAGTTGGTGAATTCAATCCTCGTGAAGACCCTGAAAACAATGGAAGTaaatcagctgctgctgcagatcCTGAACTCCTACCGACAGAAGAAGCTGGAGGCCAAATACTCCATAGCAATGGCACAAACAATGACACAGCCTGCCATGAAAGTGGAACAATGGAAAAGAAGAggaacagagaagaacataaGAGCAGAGAAGAGGAAGCTTCTAACCTGACGATCAAAGATCAAATGAGCTTTACAAAGGATGAGATGCATACTGCAGAGCTGAAacggaagaaaaagaagaagatcaAGAACCGTCGTGAAGCAGAAGAAGTTTTGCAGGAAAATGGAAAATCTGACATGAGAGCCAAGGAGGATTTAGACATTTTGGGAAAAAGAAAGAGGGAAATAACTGACAGTGAAGAAACGGAGCAGATCCAGGCTGACACAGCTTTTAATCCTCCTAATGAGGATGCTCAggtgagtaaaaaaaagaagaaaaagtcaaaaataataaagctgTCATTGGAACGGATGGACGAAACAAGCAAGTGTTTGGAAGATGCTGCTGCTCCTCAGGAAACATCAGAGAAACCTGAGTCTGTATTTAATGATGATCCAACTGGAGAAGTGACTGAAGCAGTGACTAATAATACACACACCAGTTCACACATAtccatgaagaagaaaaagaagaagaagagtagccCTCAGTTTGTGGGTGTCCTGCTTAatcaggatgaggaggaggaggaaccgCCCCagaaaccagcagagggcgctgataGTGCTTATTTGGTGactaaaaagaggaaaaagaagaagaaatcaaGTATTTCCATCTGCAGTGAAGCCTTGGCTGGAACTGAGGATTCGGAGTGTGTCACCGCTTCCTCTCCTCATGCTGATGCAGAGGAAAAAGCCCTCAGCGGCCCCCGTGATCCAACATCAGCAGAAATTAGTACAAGTTTAGAGGAAGACAATGTGCtcaggaaaaagaagaagaaaaagaagaaaatagagGCAGCTGAGAGGAAGGATGATGAGGAAACACATCCATGCCAGAGTGGAGATGGAATAGAGGTCAACAGGAAAAAGAAGGGGAAGAGAGAGACGCTGACCCTCACTGAAGCCCCCCACAGTGCTGCTGATGTAGACGTGCtgggaaagaagaagaaaagagcaCGAGAGCTTTCAGCTTTGACTGATAATGACTCAGTGAGGGTACCTGAGTCCACTCTGGCCTGCAGCTCACAAACATCTCAGACAGAGCAGACCTCAGATACACCCGGGAACGTGACaggggagagaaaaagcaaagcATTGAAATCAGATTGTGTCAGTTCTGCACTGACTGTCACACACAGGAAGAACAAACAAGGCAAACGAAGACTTCATAACCCGTGTGAAGACTTTCTATCAGAGGGTTAG